The following coding sequences lie in one Ictalurus punctatus breed USDA103 chromosome 16, Coco_2.0, whole genome shotgun sequence genomic window:
- the hdhd2 gene encoding haloacid dehalogenase-like hydrolase domain-containing protein 2 isoform X2, translating to MASRRALKAVLIDLSGTLHIEDAAVPGAQEALARLRRAKVAVKFVTNTTKECKRTLLERLRCLSFDIEEREIFTSLTAARNLLELKDVRPLLLVEDSAREDFAGIETTDPNAVVIGLAPDHFNYEMLNKAFRLILDGAPLIAIHKARYYKRKDGLALGPGPFVTGLEYSTDTQATVVGKPEKTFFLEALRDLNCSPEEAVMIGDDARDDVGGAQNTGMLGILVKTGKYRAGDEGKINPPPHLTCESFPEAVNHILQHLLDTK from the exons ATGGCATCTCGCCGGGCACTTAAAGCCGTGCTCATTGATTTAAGCGGGACTCTTCACATTGAGGACGCAGCTGTACCTGGAGCTCAGGAAGCACTCGCAAG gCTGCGTCGTGCTAAAGTGGCTGTCAAATTCGTAACCAACACGACGAAAGAATGTAAGAGGACGCTGCTTGAGAGACTGCGGTGTCTCAGCTTCGACATTGAAGAGCGAGAGATCTTTACCTCACTGACTGCAGCTCGAAACCTGTTGGAGCTGAAGGATGTGCGCCCCCTGTTGCTGGTGGAGGATAGTGCACGGGAGGACTTTGCAG GTATAGAAACCACAGATCCTAACGCTGTTGTGATAGGCTTAGCGCCAGACCACTTCAACTATGAAATGCTTAATAAAGCTTTCAG GCTAATTTTGGATGGTGCCCCTCTCATTGCCATCCATAAAGCCCGTTACTACAAGAGGAAAGACGGCCTGGCGCTGGGACCTGGACCGTTTGTGACGGGTCTGGAATATTCCACTGACACACAGGCCACTGTTGTGGGCAAACCAGAGAAAACCTTTTTCCTGGAAGCTCTGCGGGATCTGAACTGCAGCCCTGAGGAGGCCGTAATGATCGGAGAT GATGCTAGAGATGATGTTGGTGGAGCTCAGAACACAGGGATGCTGGGAATATTAGTCAAAACGG GTAAATACAGAGCAGGTGATGAAGGCAAAATAAATCCTCCTCCTCACCTGACGTGTGAGAGTTTCCCTGAAGCTGTTAATCACATCCTTCAACATCTGCTAGACACTAAATAA
- the katnal2 gene encoding katanin p60 ATPase-containing subunit A-like 2 isoform X2, which produces MSCRNTMELSYQAIKTANQARETDELRTETRRRNMLILIYHHLMEEGYADAASALEKETNFGLRRFEVCDNVDLDTVLMEYESFYFIKFQKYPKLTKKLPEQGENGRVRNSGKKRTSSVTKTLPRIACVQQPQSGNGIKKQESKAAGKDWSGTNGGSYLPERNEFGLNVSPIVRNGAGEGTQMKKGQLLDYRGLIQDAIKGTCNETAANSLSCHPDPSERLLKPISAFCGMNSEMRELAAVISRDIYLHNPNVHWDDIIGLEAAKRLVKEAVVYPIKYPQLFTGILSPWKGLLLYGPPGTGKTMLAKAVATECNTTFFNISASSIVSKWRGDSEKLVRVLFELARYHAPSTIFLDELESVMGQRGAGPGGEHEGGRRMKTELLVQMDGLARSNDLVFVLAASNLPWELDHAMLRRLEKRILVGLPSSPARKAMINHWLPPVSNTGGVELRTELAYDVLAEETDGYSGSDIRLVCKEAAMRPVRKIFDTLENHSEGHSHMLLIKLETVTTEDFLQVIAHTKPSARKLTERFSAWEREYESV; this is translated from the exons ATGTCCTGCAGAAACACAATGGAGTTGTCCTATCAAGCTATCAAAACTGCAAACCAGGCAAGAGAAACA gACGAATTAAGAACAGAGACCAGAAGAAGGAATATGCTTATATTAATTTATCATCATTTAATGGAGGAAGG GTATGCGGATGCTGCGAGTGCACTGGAAAAAGAGACCAATTTTGGGTTGCGTAGGTTTGAAGTGTGTGATAATGTTGACTTGGACACAGTTCTCATGGAGTATGAaagcttttatttcattaaatttcAGAAATATCCCAAGCTAACAAAGAAACTGCCAGAACAAG GTGAGAATGGACGTGTTAGAAACTCCGGTAAGAAGAG GACCTCAAGTGTGACAAAAACGCTGCCCAGAATCGCATGTGTTCAGCAACCACAGTCCGGGAACGGGATTAAAAAGCAAGAGTCTAAGGCAGCAGGGAAGGATTGGTCTGGCACT AACGGAGGATCATATCTCCCAGAGAGGAACGAGTTTGGCCTCAATGTGTCACCCATCGTTAGGAATGGAGCTGGCGAGGGGACGCAGATGAAGAAG GGTCAACTGTTGGACTACAGGGGTCTCATTCAGGATGCTATTAAAGGAACGTGTAATGAAACAGCGGCAAACAGCTTGTCCTGCCACCCTGATCCTTCA GAGCGGCTGCTCAAACCCATCAGTGCCTTCTGTGGGATGAACAGCGAGATGAGAGAGCTAGCAGCCGTCATTAGCAGA GATATCTATTTACACAACCCCAACGTGCACTGGGACGACATTATAGGCCTGGAGGCTGCCAAGCGATTAGTCAAAGAGGCTGTCGTCTACCCCATTAAG TACCCTCAACTGTTCACAGGAATTCTCTCACCATGGAAAGGTTTGCTGCTTTACGGGCCTCCAG GCACAGGAAAGACTATGCTGGCAAAAGCAGTAGCTACAGAATGCAACACAACATTCTTTAACATCTCTGCATCCAGCATCGTGAGCAAATGGAGAGGAGATTCTGAGAAGCTGGTTCGG GTTTTATTTGAGTTGGCGAGATATCATGCTCCATCCACCATCTTTCTGGATGAGCTGGAGTCAGTGATGGGCCAGAGAGGTGCTGGACCAGG GGGTGAGCATGAAGGTGGCAGGAGGATGAAGACAGAGCTCCTGGTTCAGATGGATGGACTGGCACGTTCTAACGACCTGGTTTTTGTTCTGGCTGCCTCAAATCTACCCTG GGAGCTGGACCATGCAATGCTGAGAAGACTGGAGAAGAGGATCCTCGTGGGTCTGCCTTCCAGTCCAGCCAGAAAGGCAATGATCAATCACTGGCTTCCTCCAGTCAGCAATACAGGAGGGGTGGAGCTTCGAACTGAGCTAGCCTACGATGTACTTGCAGAG GAAACAGATGGTTACTCCGGCTCAGATATCAGGCTGGTCTGTAAGGAAGCGGCGATGAGGCCGGTCAGGAAGATTTTCGACACCCTAGAAAATCACAGTGAGG GTCACAGCCACATGCTGCTTATTAAGCTAGAAACAGTGACCACGGAAGATTTCCTGCAGGTCATCGCTCACACCAAACCATCAGCCAGGAAGCTGACAGAGAGATTCTCTGCCTGGGAGAGAGAGTACGAGTCTGTCTGA
- the hdhd2 gene encoding haloacid dehalogenase-like hydrolase domain-containing protein 2 isoform X1 — MLLGFIVGVLNNGDGCSYTRRFLIVFVFFPSVFSRCCSPPVQLVAVTQQALVRQKQVNTKSQEEEEPNKPVVLRKDPSKFLLRRAKVAVKFVTNTTKECKRTLLERLRCLSFDIEEREIFTSLTAARNLLELKDVRPLLLVEDSAREDFAGIETTDPNAVVIGLAPDHFNYEMLNKAFRLILDGAPLIAIHKARYYKRKDGLALGPGPFVTGLEYSTDTQATVVGKPEKTFFLEALRDLNCSPEEAVMIGDDARDDVGGAQNTGMLGILVKTGKYRAGDEGKINPPPHLTCESFPEAVNHILQHLLDTK, encoded by the exons ATGCTGCTTGGATTTATTGTTGGTGTGCTCAACAATGGTGATGGATGTTCTTACACTCgaagatttttaattgtttttgttttttttccttcagttttCTCGCGTTGCTGTTCTCCTCCAGTCCAGCTGGTGGCGGTAACGCAGCAAGCACTAGTACGCCAAAAACAAGTAAATACAAAAagccaagaagaagaagaaccaaATAAACCGGTTGTTTTACGTAAGGATCCTTCGAAATTCTT gCTGCGTCGTGCTAAAGTGGCTGTCAAATTCGTAACCAACACGACGAAAGAATGTAAGAGGACGCTGCTTGAGAGACTGCGGTGTCTCAGCTTCGACATTGAAGAGCGAGAGATCTTTACCTCACTGACTGCAGCTCGAAACCTGTTGGAGCTGAAGGATGTGCGCCCCCTGTTGCTGGTGGAGGATAGTGCACGGGAGGACTTTGCAG GTATAGAAACCACAGATCCTAACGCTGTTGTGATAGGCTTAGCGCCAGACCACTTCAACTATGAAATGCTTAATAAAGCTTTCAG GCTAATTTTGGATGGTGCCCCTCTCATTGCCATCCATAAAGCCCGTTACTACAAGAGGAAAGACGGCCTGGCGCTGGGACCTGGACCGTTTGTGACGGGTCTGGAATATTCCACTGACACACAGGCCACTGTTGTGGGCAAACCAGAGAAAACCTTTTTCCTGGAAGCTCTGCGGGATCTGAACTGCAGCCCTGAGGAGGCCGTAATGATCGGAGAT GATGCTAGAGATGATGTTGGTGGAGCTCAGAACACAGGGATGCTGGGAATATTAGTCAAAACGG GTAAATACAGAGCAGGTGATGAAGGCAAAATAAATCCTCCTCCTCACCTGACGTGTGAGAGTTTCCCTGAAGCTGTTAATCACATCCTTCAACATCTGCTAGACACTAAATAA
- the katnal2 gene encoding katanin p60 ATPase-containing subunit A-like 2 isoform X1 translates to MSCRNTMELSYQAIKTANQARETDELRTETRRRNMLILIYHHLMEEGYADAASALEKETNFGLRRFEVCDNVDLDTVLMEYESFYFIKFQKYPKLTKKLPEQGENGRVRNSGKKRTSSVTKTLPRIACVQQPQSGNGIKKQESKAAGKDWSGTENGGSYLPERNEFGLNVSPIVRNGAGEGTQMKKGQLLDYRGLIQDAIKGTCNETAANSLSCHPDPSERLLKPISAFCGMNSEMRELAAVISRDIYLHNPNVHWDDIIGLEAAKRLVKEAVVYPIKYPQLFTGILSPWKGLLLYGPPGTGKTMLAKAVATECNTTFFNISASSIVSKWRGDSEKLVRVLFELARYHAPSTIFLDELESVMGQRGAGPGGEHEGGRRMKTELLVQMDGLARSNDLVFVLAASNLPWELDHAMLRRLEKRILVGLPSSPARKAMINHWLPPVSNTGGVELRTELAYDVLAEETDGYSGSDIRLVCKEAAMRPVRKIFDTLENHSEGHSHMLLIKLETVTTEDFLQVIAHTKPSARKLTERFSAWEREYESV, encoded by the exons ATGTCCTGCAGAAACACAATGGAGTTGTCCTATCAAGCTATCAAAACTGCAAACCAGGCAAGAGAAACA gACGAATTAAGAACAGAGACCAGAAGAAGGAATATGCTTATATTAATTTATCATCATTTAATGGAGGAAGG GTATGCGGATGCTGCGAGTGCACTGGAAAAAGAGACCAATTTTGGGTTGCGTAGGTTTGAAGTGTGTGATAATGTTGACTTGGACACAGTTCTCATGGAGTATGAaagcttttatttcattaaatttcAGAAATATCCCAAGCTAACAAAGAAACTGCCAGAACAAG GTGAGAATGGACGTGTTAGAAACTCCGGTAAGAAGAG GACCTCAAGTGTGACAAAAACGCTGCCCAGAATCGCATGTGTTCAGCAACCACAGTCCGGGAACGGGATTAAAAAGCAAGAGTCTAAGGCAGCAGGGAAGGATTGGTCTGGCACT GAGAACGGAGGATCATATCTCCCAGAGAGGAACGAGTTTGGCCTCAATGTGTCACCCATCGTTAGGAATGGAGCTGGCGAGGGGACGCAGATGAAGAAG GGTCAACTGTTGGACTACAGGGGTCTCATTCAGGATGCTATTAAAGGAACGTGTAATGAAACAGCGGCAAACAGCTTGTCCTGCCACCCTGATCCTTCA GAGCGGCTGCTCAAACCCATCAGTGCCTTCTGTGGGATGAACAGCGAGATGAGAGAGCTAGCAGCCGTCATTAGCAGA GATATCTATTTACACAACCCCAACGTGCACTGGGACGACATTATAGGCCTGGAGGCTGCCAAGCGATTAGTCAAAGAGGCTGTCGTCTACCCCATTAAG TACCCTCAACTGTTCACAGGAATTCTCTCACCATGGAAAGGTTTGCTGCTTTACGGGCCTCCAG GCACAGGAAAGACTATGCTGGCAAAAGCAGTAGCTACAGAATGCAACACAACATTCTTTAACATCTCTGCATCCAGCATCGTGAGCAAATGGAGAGGAGATTCTGAGAAGCTGGTTCGG GTTTTATTTGAGTTGGCGAGATATCATGCTCCATCCACCATCTTTCTGGATGAGCTGGAGTCAGTGATGGGCCAGAGAGGTGCTGGACCAGG GGGTGAGCATGAAGGTGGCAGGAGGATGAAGACAGAGCTCCTGGTTCAGATGGATGGACTGGCACGTTCTAACGACCTGGTTTTTGTTCTGGCTGCCTCAAATCTACCCTG GGAGCTGGACCATGCAATGCTGAGAAGACTGGAGAAGAGGATCCTCGTGGGTCTGCCTTCCAGTCCAGCCAGAAAGGCAATGATCAATCACTGGCTTCCTCCAGTCAGCAATACAGGAGGGGTGGAGCTTCGAACTGAGCTAGCCTACGATGTACTTGCAGAG GAAACAGATGGTTACTCCGGCTCAGATATCAGGCTGGTCTGTAAGGAAGCGGCGATGAGGCCGGTCAGGAAGATTTTCGACACCCTAGAAAATCACAGTGAGG GTCACAGCCACATGCTGCTTATTAAGCTAGAAACAGTGACCACGGAAGATTTCCTGCAGGTCATCGCTCACACCAAACCATCAGCCAGGAAGCTGACAGAGAGATTCTCTGCCTGGGAGAGAGAGTACGAGTCTGTCTGA